In one window of Micromonospora cathayae DNA:
- a CDS encoding extracellular solute-binding protein translates to MYDHSLTRRRFLTMAGGAAVTLAGAGALAGCSGSTSSSAPDGAKSAVLPDYVPSQLVRPDLPPTPEGVMAGYYRYPRQLVNAFDGKPAAGLGDVRILTNMFNPVPPAAGSNQYWQELNNRVGANLDITMTPSADYLNKLSTTLASGDLPDIILISARLARRADVLTRLCADLSDLLAGSAAADFPFLANIPRDSWLSTAYGGGIFAVPISRSVVGTIMFGRTDLIAQRGLNPAPGSYAEFLALARGLTDARANRWAFGSAKGVITFVGNMLGVPNAWREEGGRFVSEIETPQRKEAVARVAEMYKAGVFHPDAIGGRLQLRDLFGNGTIALNSDGYAAWDILADTYPVQVGGIPAPGFDGGKPVHRAGTPTFALTAFRKTDKDRLGKLLRLADWLAAPLGTSEYMFRKFGVEGRHYTWQDDVPVRTDLGNVEVKLPLEYVADSPHVLGPADRTRVDAQRAYQEKVVPNLLRNPTEGLNSETSVSKSGELLKIIDTAELDIVAGRKPISAWDDAVAQWKAAGGDQIRGEYEKALADQK, encoded by the coding sequence ATGTATGACCACAGCCTGACCAGACGCCGGTTCCTGACCATGGCCGGTGGTGCCGCGGTCACCCTGGCCGGTGCCGGCGCACTCGCCGGATGCAGCGGCTCGACGTCGTCGAGCGCGCCGGACGGCGCGAAGAGCGCCGTGCTGCCGGACTACGTGCCGTCGCAACTGGTCCGCCCGGATCTGCCGCCGACCCCCGAAGGGGTGATGGCCGGCTATTACCGGTACCCCCGGCAGCTGGTCAACGCGTTCGACGGCAAGCCGGCGGCCGGGCTCGGCGACGTCCGGATCCTGACCAACATGTTCAACCCGGTGCCGCCGGCCGCCGGCAGCAACCAGTACTGGCAGGAGCTGAACAACCGGGTCGGGGCGAACCTGGACATCACCATGACCCCGTCGGCCGACTACCTGAACAAGCTGTCGACCACGCTCGCCAGCGGCGACCTGCCCGACATCATCCTGATCTCCGCCCGGCTGGCCCGCCGGGCCGACGTGCTCACCCGGCTCTGCGCGGACCTGTCGGACCTCCTCGCCGGTTCGGCCGCCGCCGACTTCCCGTTCCTGGCGAACATCCCCCGCGACTCGTGGCTGTCGACCGCGTACGGCGGGGGGATCTTCGCGGTGCCGATCTCCCGGTCGGTGGTGGGGACGATCATGTTCGGTCGGACCGACCTGATCGCCCAGCGGGGCCTGAACCCGGCACCGGGTAGCTACGCCGAGTTCCTGGCGTTGGCGCGGGGCCTGACCGACGCGCGGGCGAACCGGTGGGCGTTCGGCAGCGCCAAGGGAGTCATCACCTTCGTCGGCAACATGCTCGGCGTGCCGAACGCCTGGCGGGAGGAGGGCGGCCGGTTCGTCTCGGAGATCGAGACCCCGCAGCGCAAGGAGGCGGTCGCCCGGGTCGCCGAGATGTACAAGGCCGGGGTCTTCCACCCGGACGCGATCGGGGGCCGGCTGCAACTGCGCGACCTGTTCGGCAACGGCACCATCGCGCTGAACTCCGACGGCTACGCGGCCTGGGACATCCTCGCCGACACGTACCCGGTGCAGGTCGGCGGGATTCCCGCCCCCGGCTTCGACGGTGGCAAGCCGGTGCACCGGGCGGGCACGCCGACGTTCGCCCTGACCGCGTTCCGCAAGACCGACAAGGACCGGTTGGGGAAGCTGCTGCGGCTGGCCGACTGGCTGGCGGCGCCGCTGGGCACCAGCGAGTACATGTTCCGCAAGTTCGGCGTCGAGGGTCGGCACTACACCTGGCAGGACGACGTGCCGGTCCGCACCGACCTGGGCAACGTCGAGGTCAAGCTCCCGCTGGAGTACGTCGCCGACTCGCCGCACGTGCTCGGACCCGCCGACCGTACCCGGGTCGACGCGCAGCGCGCGTACCAGGAGAAGGTGGTGCCGAACCTGTTGCGTAACCCGACCGAGGGGCTGAACTCGGAGACCTCGGTCAGCAAGTCCGGCGAACTGCTCAAGATCATTGACACCGCGGAGCTGGACATCGTGGCCGGTCGGAAGCCGATCAGCGCCTGGGACGACGCGGTCGCCCAGTGGAAGGCCGCCGGCGGGGACCAGATCCGTGGCGAGTACGAGAAGGCGCTCGCCGACCAGAAGTAG
- a CDS encoding ABC transporter permease has protein sequence MATSAPARRNTRWQRFKRDRFLLLLALPGVTLVLLFQYVPMLGNVIAFKDYQPYLTIAESPWVGFANFEVIFNGDPAFLNALKNTLIISFLQIVVVFPIPIGLALLLNSLLSERIKRVVQSVLYLPHFMSWVIVVALFQHMLGNAGIYNNWARQHDLPLLSIIGDPELFFALITSQAIWKDAGWGTIIFLAAISRVDLELFESVAVDGGGRLRQLWHVTLPAIRSVIVLLLILKLGDVLTVGFEQIVLQQGQVGLETSEVLDTYVYNRGIVGGNWGVSAAVGLVKGLVGAILVLGANKVAHLFGERGIYSKW, from the coding sequence ATGGCTACCAGCGCGCCGGCCAGGCGCAACACCCGCTGGCAGCGTTTCAAGCGGGACCGCTTCCTGCTCCTGCTCGCGCTGCCCGGCGTCACGCTGGTACTGCTGTTCCAGTACGTGCCGATGCTGGGCAACGTCATCGCGTTCAAGGACTACCAGCCGTACCTGACCATCGCCGAGTCGCCGTGGGTCGGGTTCGCCAACTTCGAGGTGATCTTCAACGGGGATCCGGCGTTCCTCAACGCCCTGAAGAACACGCTGATCATCTCGTTCCTCCAGATCGTCGTGGTGTTCCCGATCCCGATCGGGCTGGCCCTGCTGCTCAACAGCCTGCTCAGCGAACGGATCAAACGCGTCGTGCAGTCGGTGCTCTACCTGCCGCACTTCATGTCCTGGGTGATCGTGGTCGCGCTGTTCCAGCACATGCTGGGCAACGCCGGCATCTACAACAACTGGGCCCGCCAGCACGACCTGCCGCTGCTCAGCATCATCGGCGACCCGGAGTTGTTCTTCGCCCTGATCACCTCGCAGGCGATCTGGAAGGACGCCGGCTGGGGGACCATCATCTTCCTCGCCGCGATCTCCCGGGTCGACCTGGAACTGTTCGAGTCGGTCGCCGTCGACGGTGGCGGCCGGCTGCGGCAACTCTGGCACGTCACCCTGCCGGCGATCCGGTCGGTCATCGTGCTGCTGCTCATCCTCAAGCTCGGCGACGTGCTCACCGTCGGTTTCGAACAGATCGTGCTGCAACAGGGGCAGGTCGGCCTGGAAACCTCGGAGGTGCTCGACACGTACGTCTACAACCGCGGCATCGTCGGCGGGAACTGGGGCGTGTCGGCGGCGGTGGGGCTGGTCAAGGGCCTGGTCGGCGCGATTCTCGTGCTGGGCGCGAACAAGGTCGCGCACCTGTTCGGGGAGAGGGGGATCTACTCGAAATGGTGA
- a CDS encoding carbohydrate ABC transporter permease, with protein sequence MTTTERRTMPSRPPGGAPGRRRRTVNGAAEPHLAVRGLKGVVLLLCCAVVVLPFVAVIATSLADQAQITEAGGYVLWPTNPSFDAYAAIFRGGVVTRATLVSVGITVVGSALSVSVVALLAYSLSRPGSWGHRPILLLVLFTMLFNAGMIPNYLLMKELGLIDSYWALILPGLTSAFQVIIMRAFFMEVPREIVDAARIDGAGELQILTRIMLPLSKAVIAVIALFNAVAYWSAFFNAVLYINSTEKWPLQLVLRTYVVDNTQIGTDLPGEVVPPQQSLQMAILVVSLIPICLVYPLLQRHFAKGVVIGAVKG encoded by the coding sequence GTGACCACGACCGAGCGCCGCACGATGCCGTCGCGGCCGCCCGGCGGCGCACCCGGCCGCCGACGACGCACCGTCAACGGCGCGGCCGAACCCCACCTCGCGGTACGCGGCCTCAAGGGCGTCGTGCTCCTGCTCTGCTGTGCCGTGGTGGTGCTGCCGTTCGTCGCCGTCATCGCCACCTCGCTCGCCGACCAGGCCCAGATCACCGAGGCGGGCGGCTACGTGCTGTGGCCGACGAACCCGTCCTTCGACGCGTACGCGGCGATCTTCCGCGGTGGCGTGGTGACCAGGGCGACGCTGGTGTCGGTCGGCATCACCGTGGTCGGTTCGGCGCTGTCGGTGTCGGTGGTGGCGTTGCTGGCGTACTCGCTGTCCCGGCCCGGCAGTTGGGGGCACCGGCCGATCCTGCTGCTGGTGCTCTTCACCATGCTGTTCAACGCCGGCATGATCCCGAACTACCTGCTGATGAAGGAACTCGGGCTGATCGATTCGTACTGGGCGCTGATCCTGCCCGGCCTCACCTCGGCCTTCCAGGTGATCATCATGCGGGCCTTCTTCATGGAGGTGCCCCGGGAGATCGTCGACGCGGCACGGATCGACGGCGCGGGGGAACTCCAGATCCTCACCCGGATCATGTTGCCGCTGTCCAAGGCGGTGATCGCGGTCATCGCGCTGTTCAACGCGGTGGCGTACTGGAGCGCCTTCTTCAACGCGGTGCTCTACATCAACTCGACCGAGAAGTGGCCCCTGCAACTGGTGCTGCGCACGTACGTCGTCGACAACACGCAGATCGGCACCGACCTGCCCGGTGAGGTCGTCCCACCGCAGCAGTCGTTGCAGATGGCCATCCTGGTCGTCTCCCTGATTCCCATCTGCCTCGTCTACCCCCTGCTCCAGCGGCACTTCGCCAAGGGCGTCGTCATCGGTGCCGTGAAGGGCTGA